The genomic interval TCTGAAAACTTCTGTTTCCAAACTCGAAAAAACCACTGCCGCCGCTGCGGAAATGACCGATAATTTTAACCAGGTGAGCGGAAAACTGAATGATAAGAATAATGCCATTGGCGCTTTAATGAATGACCAGGAGCTTGCGGCCAAGCTAAAAAATACGATGGCCAATGTAGAAACCAGCACCCAGAAGCTTGACCAAAACATGGAAGCACTTCAGCATAATTTCCTGCTCAGGGGATATTTCCGCAAAAAAGCCAAACGGGAAGCCAAAGCGCAGGCAGATGCCAATGTTATGGAGCAGAAAAAATAGATATAAAAGTATTTCCGTAGAGTAAATATAAAATAAGGGATAATGAAGAGCTTGTCTTCATTATCCCTTGTTCATTTATTGCATATTAGAATTCTAATGGAAGAAATTATTTAAAAGGGGAATCTTTTTCTTTAGCCATCTGATTGTATACGATCGTATCCATGATGCCTGGAATCCATTTGTTCAGAAAAACCGCCAGTTTTCCCTGGGTTGTAAGTACCATATCCCGTTTCCGTTGCTGGGTAGCTTTTAGTATATGTCTGGCTACTTCTTCAGCACTCATCATCTTTGCCTCTTCTCTCGGCGATTCTCCCTGCGGCCTGCCATCTGCCAGCAAAGCAGCATTACGGATATTAGACGTAGTAAATCCAGGGCAAGCCACCAGAACATGTACGCCTTTTTTCATTACTTCCGTCCGAAGAGATTCCATAAAGCCCTGCATGGCATATTTTGAAGCACTATAAGCCGTTCTGGCAGGGGTGCCCCGGTAACCATTTATAGAAGAAATACCAATAATTGAACCTTTGCTTTGCAGAATATGCGGCAGGCAATATTTGGTGGCATACACTGTACCATAAAAATTAATATCCATTACCTTCTTGAAAACTGCCAGATCCAGGTCGTTGAATAAAGCCCGCATGCTGATACCAGCATTATTAATCAACACATCAATCTTCCCGAATTTCTTCAGCGTTTCTTCTATCATCCGGATACAATCCTGTTCTATGCTCACATCAGCCACTATAGGTAGAACCTCAATTCCCTGGCTGGAAAGTTTCTGAGCAACTTCCTGTAAAGTTTGCTCATTACGTCCGGTAATTGCAATTTTTCCACCTGCGGCACCAAACACTTCTGCACAAGCCTTGCCAATTCCTGAAGAGCCGCCGGTGATGATAATTACTTTATTTTTCATAGCCTATTTTCGTCTATACCTGCAAATGTGCCCATAAAATCACTAAATCCAAGCTTTGGATGACTTCATAAAAATACCTCTTGCATACATAATTGTGCTTTTTGCATATCTCATTCAGGGGCATCCTGCAATACTTTTGTGTAAACAAAATAATTATGCAACCACGTTTTTCAACTTATATGCCAGTGCTTACCTCTTTACGGGGTATAGCCGCTATCTGGGTAGTTATTTATCATTTTGAAGCTATTTTACGCATATCCGGCCTGCAACCTATTACTGATGCAAACGATTCTATGCTGTTATTAAAAGGCTACGTCTGGGTAGATTTCTTTTTTCTGCTGAGTGGCTTTATTATGACCCATGTATATGGCGAACAATTCAGAAATGGAGCCAGCCGACTTCAGATTTGGAATTATCTTTCTGCTCGGCTGGCCAGGCTGTATCCGCTTCATGTATTTTCCATGCTGGTACACTTACCGCTGATAGTGATTCTCTATATGTATCTGGAGGAGATGGTGCCTGTTGTAATACCTTTTTATCCCTGGCAGGGTATTCCGGTACATCTATTCATGTTTCAATCTTTTACCTGGAATTATGGCTTTACCTGGAATATACCAGCCTGGTCGATTGGTGCCGAATGGTGGACGTATATGTTAGCCATTGGATTATTCTTTCTGCTACACCGGAAAAAACGGATGAATGCACTACTGTTATCTATTATTTCCATCATGGCATTAATTCTACTGGTAGAAACCCATCCCAAACAAAGCCTGGATATTACCTGGGGTCCGGGCATTTTCCGCTGTATGACTGAGTTTACGCTGGGCATTGTATTATACCAGATCTACCTCAACAAGGCTGTTCAACAATTTATCCGTAAAGACATCAGCTTTTATACGGCTGCTATGGCTGTACTGCTGCTGATGCATGTTCACCTGCATGATGTGCTGTTGATACCATTTTTTGGCTGGATAATTATAAGTGGAGCTGCCAATGAGGGAAGGGTGAGCTGGTTTATGAGCAAAGCGTTTATGCAGGCAGTGGGAAATATCTCTTATTCAGTGTATATGATGCAGGGCCTATGGATGAATGTATTCTTTATATGGATGAAGTACCAGATGATGACGTATGCGATTACTGATTTAGCCCTCGAAGTAAAAATAATTATGATGGCAGCTATGGTTGGGGCTACAATTCTGTCGGCTTATATTACTTATACATGGGTAGAAGTTAAAGGCAGAAAATGGATGTACAGCCGTTTAGTGAAAATGTTTCCATCTCAGAAAGCAATGGCTTAAGAAATTTGCATCTATAAATAATATACATTAATCTATAGTATATTGATTGTGGCAGTCAGGCTAACTTTCTTCATCTGTTGTTCGTTGGAATAACATTTATAGAGAATGAGTACGCATGCCGCCAAGAATTAAAACAATCCTTTGTTTTGGAAATAGCCTTACTGCCGGATATGGTTTGTCTTCGTCACAAGCCTATCCGGCATTGTTGCAACAGAAAATTAATGCCGGCAATTTACCTTATCAGGTGATCAATGCTGGTGTAAATGGCGAAACCTCAGCCAAAGGAGTTCAGCGGATAGAACAATATCTGCATCAGCCTATAGATGTATTTCTGCTTGAACTGGGTATTAACGACTTGCCCAGAGGAATTTTTCCGCCTCAGACTTCGGCTAATTTGCAGCAGATCATTGATAAAGTACGCAGTACACATCCCAGGTGCCGGATGGTACTGGCCGGTATGGAAATTCCCAGAAGCATTATTCCCAGGGAGCTATCTGGTTTTATTGCCGAACCCATGATTGCCGCTTTTCATAATGTATTTGTAGAAATAGCCAGCCGCAATGGAATGGCTTATATTCCGTTTCTGTTAAAAG from Rhodocytophaga rosea carries:
- a CDS encoding SDR family oxidoreductase; the encoded protein is MKNKVIIITGGSSGIGKACAEVFGAAGGKIAITGRNEQTLQEVAQKLSSQGIEVLPIVADVSIEQDCIRMIEETLKKFGKIDVLINNAGISMRALFNDLDLAVFKKVMDINFYGTVYATKYCLPHILQSKGSIIGISSINGYRGTPARTAYSASKYAMQGFMESLRTEVMKKGVHVLVACPGFTTSNIRNAALLADGRPQGESPREEAKMMSAEEVARHILKATQQRKRDMVLTTQGKLAVFLNKWIPGIMDTIVYNQMAKEKDSPFK
- a CDS encoding acyltransferase family protein, which produces MQPRFSTYMPVLTSLRGIAAIWVVIYHFEAILRISGLQPITDANDSMLLLKGYVWVDFFFLLSGFIMTHVYGEQFRNGASRLQIWNYLSARLARLYPLHVFSMLVHLPLIVILYMYLEEMVPVVIPFYPWQGIPVHLFMFQSFTWNYGFTWNIPAWSIGAEWWTYMLAIGLFFLLHRKKRMNALLLSIISIMALILLVETHPKQSLDITWGPGIFRCMTEFTLGIVLYQIYLNKAVQQFIRKDISFYTAAMAVLLLMHVHLHDVLLIPFFGWIIISGAANEGRVSWFMSKAFMQAVGNISYSVYMMQGLWMNVFFIWMKYQMMTYAITDLALEVKIIMMAAMVGATILSAYITYTWVEVKGRKWMYSRLVKMFPSQKAMA
- a CDS encoding arylesterase, whose translation is MPPRIKTILCFGNSLTAGYGLSSSQAYPALLQQKINAGNLPYQVINAGVNGETSAKGVQRIEQYLHQPIDVFLLELGINDLPRGIFPPQTSANLQQIIDKVRSTHPRCRMVLAGMEIPRSIIPRELSGFIAEPMIAAFHNVFVEIASRNGMAYIPFLLKGVAGNPQLNLYDRIHPNAAGQKILAENVWDVLSAVL